In Amaranthus tricolor cultivar Red isolate AtriRed21 chromosome 5, ASM2621246v1, whole genome shotgun sequence, a genomic segment contains:
- the LOC130814161 gene encoding F-box/LRR-repeat protein 3-like isoform X1: MKKQRTKMAKTSYPSSKTNFFDLLSEEIIFIILDYLNYTNPQDRKSFSLVSKSFYSVESKHRRTLKPLRSEYLPSILNRYSQISTVDLTLCPRITDYSLSIIASTYANTLHFVDLSRSKFFSGDGLAVLVANCVNLKGLDLSNSMNLRDSAVAAIGEAKNLENLWLGRCKFVTDIGIGCIAVGCPKLKLINLKWCLGIGDLGIELVAVKCKELRSLDLSYLPITSKCLPAILKLQYLEELFLEGCFGIDDDSLAALKQGSKSLKTLDMSSCENVSDTGLSSLTSGTGCLQQLTLAYGSPVTLDLARSLQRLSKLQSIKLDGCLVTCSGLQAIGNHCASLRELSVSKCSGVTDEGMSSLVKKQKELRKLDITCCRQLTCVSIAHIAYSCTSLTSLKMESCTLVPREAFVLLGRKCHLLEELDFTDNEIDDEGLKSISKCSRLSILKLGICLNITDEGLCHIGNRCSKLVELDLYRSMEITDLGITAIAHGCPGLEMINMSYCKAVTDASLISMSKCVKLNTFECRGCPLITSLGIAAVAVGCKHLTKLDIKKCVNINDFGVLPLVHFSHNLKEINLSCTSITDVGLLSLASISCLQSMNILHLKGLNPRGLAAALLACGGLTKVKLHSSFKSLLPQPLFEHLDARGCVFQWRKKLYQDELEDSKSWKMQLAETNNNS; the protein is encoded by the exons ATGAagaaacaaagaactaaaatggcGAAGACCTCTTATCCTTCTTCAAAAACAAACTTTTTTGATTTGCTAAGCGaagaaatcatttttattattcttgatTATCTCAATTATACCAATCCACAAGACAGGAAATCCTTTTCATTGGTTTCTAAATCATTCTACTCTGTCGAATCAAAGCATCGCAGGACGCTCAAACCTCTTCGCTCTGAATACTTACCTTCAATTCTTAATCGCTACTCCCAAATTTCAACCGTAGATTTAACACTTTGTCCTAGAATCACCGATTATTCTCTCTCGATTATCGCGTCTACTTATGCCAATACGCTGCATTTTGTTGATTTGTCTCGGTCGAAGTTTTTTTCTGGTGATGGATTGGCGGTTTTGGTGGCGAATTGTGTGAATTTGAAGGGGTTGGATTTGTCGAACTCAATGAATTTGAGAGATTCGGCAGTTGCAGCGATTGGGGAAGCTAAGAATTTGGAGAATTTGTGGTTAGGAAGGTGTAAATTTGTTACTGATATTGGAATTGGGTGTATTGCTGTTGGTTGCCCCAAATTAAAGTTAATTAACTTGAAGTGGTGTTTAGGAATTGGTGATTTGGGGATTGAATTAGTTGCTGTTAAGTGTAAAGAGCTCCGTAGCTTGGATCTTTCTTATTTGCCG ATTACAAGTAAATGTTTACCAGCCATTTTGAAGTTACAATATCTGGAAGAGTTGTTTCTAGAAGGGTGCTTTGGGATTGATGATGATAGTCTCGCTGCACTAAAGCAAGGCTCCAAATCACTTAAG ACTCTTGACATGTCAAGCTGTGAAAATGTGAGTGATACTGGCTTATCTTCATTAACAAGTGGCACTGGATGTCTACAGCAATTAACTCTAGCATATGGATCTCCA GTCACTCTTGACCTTGCTCGTAGTTTGCAGAGGCTGTCTAAACTGCAATCAATTAAGCTAGATGGCTGCCTAGTTACATGTTCTGGTCTCCAAGCCATTGGGAATCATTGTGCCTCATTACGGGAGCTGAGCGTGAGCAAGTGCTCTGGTGTGACTGATGAAGGCATGTCCTCTTTAGTCAAGAAACAGAAGGAGCTCCGGAAGCTAGACATTACTTGCTGCCGGCAGCTAACTTGTGTATCTATTGCACATATTGCCTACTCTTGCACCTCTCTTACCTCTCTCAAAATGGAATCATGTACTCTAGTACCAAGAGAAGCTTTTGTTCTGCTTGGTCGGAAGTGCCATCTACTTGAAGAGCTTGACTTTACTGATAATGAAATAGATGATGAAG GTCTTAAATCTATCTCCAAGTGCTCGAGACTATCTATTCTTAAACTTGGTATCTGCTTGAACATTACAGATGAGGGGCTGTGTCATATAGGCAACCGCTGTTCCAAACTTGTGGAACTTGATTTATACAG GTCCATGGAGATTACAGATTTAGGCATCACAGCTATTGCTCATGGTTGTCCTGGCCTAGAAATGATCAATATGTCATACTGCAAAGCCGTCACGGATGCTTCTTTGATCTCTATGTCAAAATGTGTGAAGTTAAATACATTTGAATGCCGAGGATGTCCTCTAATAACATCTTTGGGCATAGCAGCTGTTGCTGTTGGTTGTAAGCACCTCACGAAGTTGGATATAAAGAAGTGTGTCAATATCAATGATTTTGGAGTTCTTCCACTTGTTCACTTTTCTCATAATCTTAAAGAG ATAAATTTGTCATGTACTTCAATCACGGATGTTGGCCTCTTGTCCCTGGCTAGCATAAGCTGTCTACAAAGCATGAACATTTTGCATTTGAAAGGCTTGAACCCAAGAGGTCTAGCTGCAGCCCTACTGGCTTGTGGAGGGTTGACAAAAGTCAAACTTCATTCATCGTTCAAATCTTTGCTTCCACAACCTCTCTTTGAACATCTAGATGCACGTGGCTGTGTCTTCCAATGGAGAAAGAAATTATATCAG GATGAGTTAGAAGACTCCAAGTCTTGGAAAATGCAGCTTGCAGAAACGAACAATAATTCCTGA
- the LOC130814161 gene encoding F-box/LRR-repeat protein 3-like isoform X2 gives MKKQRTKMAKTSYPSSKTNFFDLLSEEIIFIILDYLNYTNPQDRKSFSLVSKSFYSVESKHRRTLKPLRSEYLPSILNRYSQISTVDLTLCPRITDYSLSIIASTYANTLHFVDLSRSKFFSGDGLAVLVANCVNLKGLDLSNSMNLRDSAVAAIGEAKNLENLWLGRCKFVTDIGIGCIAVGCPKLKLINLKWCLGIGDLGIELVAVKCKELRSLDLSYLPITSKCLPAILKLQYLEELFLEGCFGIDDDSLAALKQGSKSLKTLDMSSCENVSDTGLSSLTSGTGCLQQLTLAYGSPVTLDLARSLQRLSKLQSIKLDGCLVTCSGLQAIGNHCASLRELSVSKCSGVTDEGMSSLVKKQKELRKLDITCCRQLTCVSIAHIAYSCTSLTSLKMESCTLVPREAFVLLGRKCHLLEELDFTDNEIDDEGLKSISKCSRLSILKLGICLNITDEGLCHIGNRCSKLVELDLYRSMEITDLGITAIAHGCPGLEMINMSYCKAVTDASLISMSKCVKLNTFECRGCPLITSLGIAAVAVGCKHLTKLDIKKCVNINDFGVLPLVHFSHNLKEVPCVSELPV, from the exons ATGAagaaacaaagaactaaaatggcGAAGACCTCTTATCCTTCTTCAAAAACAAACTTTTTTGATTTGCTAAGCGaagaaatcatttttattattcttgatTATCTCAATTATACCAATCCACAAGACAGGAAATCCTTTTCATTGGTTTCTAAATCATTCTACTCTGTCGAATCAAAGCATCGCAGGACGCTCAAACCTCTTCGCTCTGAATACTTACCTTCAATTCTTAATCGCTACTCCCAAATTTCAACCGTAGATTTAACACTTTGTCCTAGAATCACCGATTATTCTCTCTCGATTATCGCGTCTACTTATGCCAATACGCTGCATTTTGTTGATTTGTCTCGGTCGAAGTTTTTTTCTGGTGATGGATTGGCGGTTTTGGTGGCGAATTGTGTGAATTTGAAGGGGTTGGATTTGTCGAACTCAATGAATTTGAGAGATTCGGCAGTTGCAGCGATTGGGGAAGCTAAGAATTTGGAGAATTTGTGGTTAGGAAGGTGTAAATTTGTTACTGATATTGGAATTGGGTGTATTGCTGTTGGTTGCCCCAAATTAAAGTTAATTAACTTGAAGTGGTGTTTAGGAATTGGTGATTTGGGGATTGAATTAGTTGCTGTTAAGTGTAAAGAGCTCCGTAGCTTGGATCTTTCTTATTTGCCG ATTACAAGTAAATGTTTACCAGCCATTTTGAAGTTACAATATCTGGAAGAGTTGTTTCTAGAAGGGTGCTTTGGGATTGATGATGATAGTCTCGCTGCACTAAAGCAAGGCTCCAAATCACTTAAG ACTCTTGACATGTCAAGCTGTGAAAATGTGAGTGATACTGGCTTATCTTCATTAACAAGTGGCACTGGATGTCTACAGCAATTAACTCTAGCATATGGATCTCCA GTCACTCTTGACCTTGCTCGTAGTTTGCAGAGGCTGTCTAAACTGCAATCAATTAAGCTAGATGGCTGCCTAGTTACATGTTCTGGTCTCCAAGCCATTGGGAATCATTGTGCCTCATTACGGGAGCTGAGCGTGAGCAAGTGCTCTGGTGTGACTGATGAAGGCATGTCCTCTTTAGTCAAGAAACAGAAGGAGCTCCGGAAGCTAGACATTACTTGCTGCCGGCAGCTAACTTGTGTATCTATTGCACATATTGCCTACTCTTGCACCTCTCTTACCTCTCTCAAAATGGAATCATGTACTCTAGTACCAAGAGAAGCTTTTGTTCTGCTTGGTCGGAAGTGCCATCTACTTGAAGAGCTTGACTTTACTGATAATGAAATAGATGATGAAG GTCTTAAATCTATCTCCAAGTGCTCGAGACTATCTATTCTTAAACTTGGTATCTGCTTGAACATTACAGATGAGGGGCTGTGTCATATAGGCAACCGCTGTTCCAAACTTGTGGAACTTGATTTATACAG GTCCATGGAGATTACAGATTTAGGCATCACAGCTATTGCTCATGGTTGTCCTGGCCTAGAAATGATCAATATGTCATACTGCAAAGCCGTCACGGATGCTTCTTTGATCTCTATGTCAAAATGTGTGAAGTTAAATACATTTGAATGCCGAGGATGTCCTCTAATAACATCTTTGGGCATAGCAGCTGTTGCTGTTGGTTGTAAGCACCTCACGAAGTTGGATATAAAGAAGTGTGTCAATATCAATGATTTTGGAGTTCTTCCACTTGTTCACTTTTCTCATAATCTTAAAGAGGTACCTTGTGTTTCAGAGTTGCCGGTTTGA